TCACCGCGAGAAAAGGCAATGGTGCCCCTGATATGTTGTTAAATGCCACGATAGATACACACAGCTTATTAAAAACTTTGTAATGTTTTAAGGTTATGGAGGTAATCGAGACAATTGTGATACAAAGTACTGAGGTGGAGGAAAAGGAGACGGTTGTGCCCACTGTGGATAAAACTAAAGCAGGTCAGTAGGCTGCACCCTGAGTGAAACTGGTTTCATCCAGTCACCTTATAAAGCGCGGAGGGCCCGATGAGTGCGCGGTCTCTGCCTACTGCAGGATGACAAGTGACTcccataatataatatatgattttattattaactcataaagatgatttaatcagaaaaaaaattgaaacttaaaaaaaaaaaaaatatgttcaaTGCAAGgttatataatttaataaaaaaatgacatgatgCACCttatgacaataataacatgacaataaaaacctgtgcaataatagttaaatagttaaaatagttttttttctgtctgtaaatataatatttcagttattgttgtttttctactgtttttttttttttattgcttatttataatacttttttttttttattttcattttttattttttatcttgtcttcttctactatgtctcttgtgtgcactttactctacgctgctgtaagcctgcaaatttccccgctgcgggactaataaaggattatcttatcttatcttatcttatcttatcttatcttatcttatcttatcttatcttgtttcCCTCTCTAGAGTTCATATGGACCCTGCAGGCTACATGGCACCTCGTCAACACCAGACTAGAAATGGACCAGGCGTTTGATCAGCCAGTatgcaagaaaaagaaactctgGGAGATGGTGGCGGAGAAAGTGAACGCCAAACTGAGAGAGTCAGAGGTCACCGATGTCACCGTGAAGGCGTACGAGTGTGACCTCAAGTGGAGGAACATGTTGGCCACATACAGGAAGAACTCCGAGAGGGCCAAGAGGCTGGGGGCCACCAGCGTCCACTGGGAGTTCTTCAAGGCCATGCACGAGATCCTGGGGAAGAGCAGGGAGGAGGTCGAAGCCCAGCGGACGGCCAAGCTCAGCGGGACGAGAGTGGGCAAGGCCATAGCCAGCAAGAGGTTCACCCCTATCCTCCCAACGCCTCCTGTGACAGCTGCGTCCTGCACCGCCAGGCCTCCGCAGGACGTCCTACAGCTGTACATGGagctgcaggagaggaagatgaacaTGTGGGCCCAGCAGAAAGCTCTGGAAGAGAGGAAGATCGAGGCTATTAACAACCTGGCCCAGGCCATCTCCAGCCTGGCGCAGAAGAACAGCACGCAGATGTCAAAGGATGGACATTAGGCCTGAAGAGACACTGTTTTCTATTACCAAAAACTTTTATCATAGTGCATGATGAAAACTGTTAGAGTGTTTGTTATAATGTTTTTAGGATGGGTCATGTTGGCACATTTGAACTGTTACAGCTTTAAGATTATTTTGGCCAGTCTAAAACTTGAACTTAACTAGGCATTTCAGAAAATGAGacatatgacacacacacactcacaaatcaTACCCTGGGCATCTTTTGTTTATACTGCAAGCAGATTACATTCCTCATCATCTAGTCCTCTTATGTTGAGGCTCCAAtggatgtaatgtaatgatgttttatttttataccgCAATAGAAGAGTGGATT
This genomic window from Anoplopoma fimbria isolate UVic2021 breed Golden Eagle Sablefish chromosome 11, Afim_UVic_2022, whole genome shotgun sequence contains:
- the si:dkey-66i24.7 gene encoding uncharacterized protein si:dkey-66i24.7; amino-acid sequence: MEVIETIVIQSTEVEEKETVVPTVDKTKAEFIWTLQATWHLVNTRLEMDQAFDQPVCKKKKLWEMVAEKVNAKLRESEVTDVTVKAYECDLKWRNMLATYRKNSERAKRLGATSVHWEFFKAMHEILGKSREEVEAQRTAKLSGTRVGKAIASKRFTPILPTPPVTAASCTARPPQDVLQLYMELQERKMNMWAQQKALEERKIEAINNLAQAISSLAQKNSTQMSKDGH